One stretch of Pseudodesulfovibrio senegalensis DNA includes these proteins:
- a CDS encoding AraC family transcriptional regulator, with protein sequence MNVDIKMTGTHSIAYVRHTGPYMDCKTAWDELCAWAMPKGLLTPETLFFGIGHDDPEQTPEQDLRYDACITLRETPETEGNVQLGTIPAGQCAVALHVGPYETLGDSWREILKTWLPHSGHQYDCARASFEQYMNDPETTPPQELRTMLFVPIK encoded by the coding sequence ATGAATGTGGACATCAAAATGACCGGCACCCATTCAATCGCATACGTGCGCCACACCGGCCCGTACATGGACTGCAAAACGGCCTGGGATGAGTTGTGTGCATGGGCCATGCCCAAAGGGCTGCTGACCCCGGAAACGCTATTTTTCGGCATCGGCCACGACGACCCGGAACAGACACCGGAACAGGACCTGCGCTACGACGCCTGCATCACGCTGCGGGAAACACCCGAAACCGAAGGCAATGTGCAACTTGGAACAATACCGGCCGGGCAATGCGCGGTTGCGCTGCATGTCGGCCCATATGAAACCCTCGGGGATAGTTGGCGGGAAATCCTGAAGACATGGCTGCCGCACAGCGGACATCAGTACGACTGCGCGCGTGCCTCCTTCGAACAATACATGAATGACCCGGAAACCACGCCGCCGCAGGAGCTGCGGACCATGCTCTTCGTGCCCATCAAATAA